The Mauremys mutica isolate MM-2020 ecotype Southern chromosome 1, ASM2049712v1, whole genome shotgun sequence genome has a segment encoding these proteins:
- the EXPH5 gene encoding exophilin-5 — protein MVTSDTSVHDPESTTEADTSVKAISTASHNQNIDICFSSGKESKEKENILHTDTPLTSSLSTPQKHKDPPENVFNFTSAINNTNSLQIRDSKNCQQFIKVKGSNNQNILPPQLDKNSSHEGKSHRESSVNNIPITSAESKSRHDAGAKERSDFQHQSISLYNNKCTGFLLGAESSRNSTDEELISDRKMLPNSQNKPFQLGTVSAAKPILQPAKIGIPDSHDLVSHKTKQEQISLNTQMDKDCTSLQKAVMYSEDRQNVESKDKLSSVTQDLQLLQSAVSENKLMSGGTREKVSDIEKRKNRPSVKNEVAAIYKTRRKFSSKNVNPKPHISNIFLQNDGGTTSLEINMTHSTLHSPASTQPFLQPGNEDENQNLTPGVCDSPVHKISEKNKRSQTNDDSPLLIKNKNQGPFANSYNQRRELNNPKQNDNEVESMLSPTTLFPKEIAARSKNSQTLGPGLENRNQTIFSRATEADSSGNQKRTSTGSSHDPLLLPFLTDKNSNTFIKNLQANVCSQKQALSSDECDHDQNLHRSKSLKNANLHRNQSRMSRAKNQRERHFSESTYTQDSHDNPGFGSNCLPKESRYNRKFKSYSELCSYDENENWASYDERTTTYGTRRVMYPSIEFGIFGKEQQLAFLENIKRSLTEGRLWRPSLLKNPGFLRNEESDSLKRAELLNSSSARSKISVDASSPRDSVDIYREKPMVYSDSDTDTTTDDEYYLCETDKESEL, from the coding sequence ATGGTGACATCAGACACTTCTGTTCATGATCCAGAATCCACTACAGAAGCGGATACTTCCGTTAAGGCAATTTCTACTGCTTCACACAACCAAAATATTGATATATGCTTTTCTTCAGGTAAAGAAAGTAAAGAGAAGGAGAACATTTTGCATACTGACACACCATTAACCTCCTCTTTGTCAACCCCCCAAAAACACAAAGACCCTCCAGAGaatgtttttaattttacttCTGCAATTAATAATACTAATAGTCTGCAAATCAGAGACTCCAAAAATTGCCAGCAATTTATTAAAGTAAAAGGGAGTAACAATCAGAATATTTTACCACCCCAGTTAGATAAAAATAGTTCCCATGAAGGAAAAAGTCATAGAGAGTCTTCAGTCAATAATATCCCAATAACCTCTGCTGAAAGTAAATCTAGGCATGATGCAGGAGCCAAAGAGAGATCAGATTTTCAACACCAAAGCATTTCCCTATATAACAATAAATGTACTGGATTTCTGTTAGGAGCTGAAAGTTCCAGAAATAGCACAGATGAAGAATTAATTTCTGATAGAAAAATGCTTCCAAATTCACAGAACAAACCATTTCAGCTAGGCACAGTTTCTGCAGCTAAACCTATACTTCAACCAGCCAAAATAGGTATCCCAGACTCACATGATCTAGTGAGCCACAAAACTAAACAAGAGCAAATATCCCTGAACACTCAGATGGACAAAGATTGCACTAGTTTGCAGAAAGCTGTGATGTACAGTGAAGATAGACAGAATGTTGAGTCTAAAGATAAACTCTCCAGTGTCACACAGGATCTGCAACTGCTGCAGAGTGCAGTGAGTGAAAATAAGCTTATGTCTGGTGGCACTAGAGAGAAAGTCAGTGAtatagaaaaaaggaaaaacaggccCTCCGTTAAAAATGAAGTGGCAGCCATTTACAAAACAAGACGAAAATTTTCTAGTAAAAATGTAAATCCAAAACCACACATAAGTAATATATTTTTACAGAATGATGGAGGTACCACTTCTTTAGAGATTAACATGACCCACAGCACATTGCATTCCCCTGCTTCTACCCAGCCATTTCTCCAACCTGGAAATGAAGACGAGAATCAAAATCTGACCCCTGGTGTTTGTGACAGCCCTGTTCACAAAATATCTGAGAAGAATAAGAGATCACAAACTAATGATGACTCTCCATTGTTAATTAAAAACAAGAATCAAGGGCCTTTTGCAAATTCATACAACCAGAGAAGAGAACTCAACAATCccaaacaaaatgacaatgaaGTAGAAAGCATGCTGAGCCCCACAACCCTATTTCCAAAGGAAATAGCTGCAAGAAGTAAGAATTCCCAAACACTTGGCCCGGGGTTGGAAAACAGAAATCAAACCATCTTTTCCAGAGCTACTGAAGCAGATTCATCAGGAAATCAAAAGAGAACAAGTACTGGTAGTTCCCATGATCCACTACTGTTGCCATTTTTAACTGACAAAAACTCAAACACGTTTATAAAAAATTTGCAGGCAAATGTCTGTTCACAGAAACAAGCCCTTTCCTCAGATGAGTGTGATCATGATCAAAACCTCCATCGGTCAAAGagtttaaaaaatgcaaaccTGCACAGGAATCAGTCACGCATGAGTCGTGCAAAGAATCAACGTGAACGTCACTTTTCTGAAAGCACCTATACTCAAGATTCCCATGACAACCCTGGCTTTGGAAGTAACTGTCTACCTAAAGAGAGCAGGTACAATAGAAAGTTTAAATCTTATTCTGAGCTGTGCTcttatgatgaaaatgaaaactgGGCTTCATATGATGAGAGGACCACCACCTATGGCACTAGACGTGTGATGTATCCTTCTATTGAGTTTGGTATATTTGGAAAAGAACAACAACTGGCGTTCCTGGAAAATATCAAGAGATCACTCACAGAAGGGAGATTATGGAGACCAAGTCTTCTTAAAAACCCTGGCTTTCTGAGAAATGAAGAGAGTGATTCTTTAAAAAGGGCTGAGCTCTTGAACTCGAGTTCTGCTAGGAGCAAAATTTCAGTAGATGCTTCATCCCCAAGAGACTCAGTTGACATCTATCGAGAAAAACCAATGGTTTATTCAGACTCAGACACTGATACCACCACGGATGATGAATACTATCTTTGTGAGACTGATAAAGAATCAGAACTGTGA